The following are encoded together in the Pedobacter sp. D749 genome:
- the nrfD gene encoding NrfD/PsrC family molybdoenzyme membrane anchor subunit, whose amino-acid sequence MSGHNESILREPLITGDNITYAKITDDILGPVENKPNKAWWIGFIVASLGALLWVVAVSYTFWNGIGAWGLNKTVGWAWDITGFVWWVGIGHAGTLISAVLLLFRQNWRNSINRSAEAMTIFAVICAATYVVSHMGRPWLAYWVLPLPNQFGSLWVNFNSPLVWDMFAISTYFSVSLLFWYTGLLPDIATIRDRAVGTRRKIYSIFSFGWSGSVKTWQRFEAVSLILAGISTPLVLSVHTIVSMDFATSVIPGWHTTIFPPYFVAGAIFSGFAMVLTLLLVARKVLGLENYITMFHIESMNKIIILTGSIVGVAYLTEFFIAWYSGSEYEQYAFINRSTGPYWWSYWMMMTCNVISPQLLWFKKIRLSIKATWILSIVVNVGMWFERFVIIVTSLHRDYIPSSWAMFYPTWVDISVFVGSIGLFFTLFLLFLRVLPSIAIAEVKLLLKTASEQAKMKQIKEGHENKEYVAEYIESLEKFDSVKQEDYAKI is encoded by the coding sequence ATGTCAGGACATAACGAATCAATACTTAGAGAACCATTAATTACCGGCGATAACATCACGTATGCAAAAATTACGGATGATATTTTAGGCCCGGTAGAAAACAAGCCGAACAAGGCCTGGTGGATTGGTTTCATCGTTGCCTCATTAGGTGCTTTACTTTGGGTAGTAGCGGTAAGCTATACTTTCTGGAACGGTATCGGTGCATGGGGCTTAAATAAAACAGTTGGTTGGGCTTGGGATATCACCGGTTTCGTATGGTGGGTAGGTATCGGTCACGCTGGAACACTAATTTCAGCTGTACTATTACTTTTCCGTCAGAACTGGCGTAACTCCATCAACCGCTCGGCAGAGGCGATGACCATTTTCGCCGTAATCTGTGCCGCAACTTATGTTGTATCACACATGGGCCGTCCTTGGTTAGCCTATTGGGTTTTACCTTTACCAAACCAATTCGGATCACTTTGGGTAAACTTTAACTCACCATTGGTGTGGGATATGTTTGCGATCTCTACTTACTTCTCTGTATCATTATTATTCTGGTACACAGGTTTATTACCAGATATTGCTACCATCCGCGACCGTGCAGTGGGTACACGTAGAAAAATCTATTCTATCTTCTCTTTTGGATGGAGTGGAAGCGTTAAAACATGGCAGCGTTTCGAAGCGGTGTCGTTAATTTTAGCAGGTATCTCTACACCACTGGTACTTTCGGTACACACGATTGTATCAATGGACTTTGCAACATCGGTAATTCCAGGATGGCACACCACCATCTTCCCTCCATACTTCGTGGCTGGGGCGATCTTCTCAGGCTTTGCGATGGTATTAACCTTATTATTGGTTGCACGTAAAGTATTAGGCTTAGAAAACTACATCACCATGTTCCACATTGAGTCGATGAATAAAATCATCATCTTAACCGGATCAATCGTAGGTGTGGCTTATTTAACTGAGTTCTTCATCGCCTGGTATTCAGGTTCAGAGTACGAGCAATATGCATTTATCAACAGATCTACTGGTCCATACTGGTGGTCGTACTGGATGATGATGACCTGCAACGTAATCTCTCCACAGTTGTTATGGTTCAAAAAGATCCGTTTAAGCATTAAAGCGACCTGGATTTTATCAATCGTGGTAAACGTGGGTATGTGGTTCGAGCGTTTCGTAATTATCGTTACTTCATTACACCGTGATTATATTCCATCAAGTTGGGCAATGTTTTATCCAACCTGGGTTGATATCAGTGTATTCGTAGGTTCAATTGGTTTGTTCTTTACTTTATTCTTATTGTTCTTAAGAGTATTGCCATCAATCGCTATAGCAGAGGTTAAATTATTATTGAAAACTGCAAGTGAGCAAGCCAAAATGAAACAGATTAAAGAAGGGCATGAGAATAAAGAATATGTAGCTGAGTACATAGAGTCTTTAGAAAAATTTGATAGTGTTAAACAAGAAGATTACGCAAAAATATAA
- a CDS encoding DUF3341 domain-containing protein, which translates to MSDIKYILGSFGDPDEMMHGIEKLQENNISIHDVYTPMPIHGIEAKLGIKRSRIDIAAFCFGITGTCCAFALIYFCAVIDWRVNIGGKPSFALPDFIPIMFELTVLFCAFGMVLTYYASTHLFPGRAPRVMDLRATDDRFVIAVDAKDNIEHTVIDGLLKDAGALEIKYNERKYISYE; encoded by the coding sequence ATGAGTGATATCAAATATATTTTAGGCAGCTTTGGCGATCCTGATGAAATGATGCACGGCATCGAAAAACTTCAGGAAAATAACATCAGTATCCATGATGTATATACACCGATGCCTATACACGGAATAGAAGCCAAATTAGGAATTAAAAGATCTAGAATCGATATCGCAGCATTTTGCTTTGGTATTACCGGTACTTGCTGTGCGTTCGCTTTGATTTATTTCTGCGCAGTAATCGATTGGAGAGTAAACATAGGTGGTAAACCATCATTTGCATTACCGGATTTTATTCCGATAATGTTCGAGCTTACAGTATTGTTCTGTGCTTTCGGTATGGTGTTAACTTATTATGCATCTACTCACTTATTTCCGGGAAGAGCACCAAGAGTGATGGATTTACGTGCTACTGATGATCGTTTTGTGATTGCAGTTGATGCAAAAGACAATATAGAACATACTGTAATTGATGGATTATTAAAAGATGCAGGTGCTTTAGAAATAAAGTATAATGAAAGGAAGTACATTAGCTATGAATAA